A single genomic interval of Cucumis sativus cultivar 9930 chromosome 7, Cucumber_9930_V3, whole genome shotgun sequence harbors:
- the LOC101214885 gene encoding protein trichome birefringence-like 14 isoform X2, whose product MKFRNNFPVRGHHLFLVVVALTFTVLVLWAWENPFLTASQSVQAWYRNSYAGFVVGSTKSSVLPNTVRENVEKTYSNSSIKEEIIQDDANSEITPTDSAFQIVLERSKSNQNSSTNSSVLPNTIKENSGKTYSNSSTKEKTVKDDANSEVKLTDSASTIIFNRSKSNQNTCSYGNGGWVLDNSRPLYSGFGCKRWLSAMWSCRLTQRTDFSYEKYRWVPKDCELPAFERSAFLKRMQDKTIAFIGDSLGRQQFQSLMCMVTGGEERPEVQDVGKEYGLVKAKGAIRPDGWAYRFSNTNTTILYYWSSSLSDLLPLNTSDPATDVAMHLDRPPAFLRKFLHLFDVLVLNTGHHWNRGKMRQNRWVMYTDGVRSELGNLKEIGIAKNFTVHSIVKWLNSQLPSHPRLKVFFRTLSPRHFRNGEWNSGGSCDNTRPLSGGSKVEQNGSSDTVVENAVRGTQVKILDITALSYLRDEAHKSNYSIKGTSSGSDCLHWCLPGIPDTWNEILIAQI is encoded by the exons ATGAAATTCAGAAATAATTTCCCTGTAAGAGGGCATCATCTTTTCTTGGTCGTAGTTGCTCTCACATTCACTGTCTTGGTGTTGTGGGCTTGGGAGAATCCTTTCCTTACCGCTTCTCAGTCAGTTCAAGCATGGTATAGAAATTCTTATGCAG GGTTCGTCGTAGGTTCAACAAAAAGTTCTGTATTACCTAACACAGTAAGGGAGAACGTTGaaaaaacatattcaaattcaagtaTAAAAGAAGAGATAATACAAGATGATGCAAATTCAGAAATTACACCCACAGATTCTGCATTCCAAATAGTTCTTGAGAGGAGCAAGAGTAATCAGAATA GTTCCACAAACAGTTCTGTATTGCCTAACACAATAAAGGAGAATTCTGgaaaaacatattcaaattcaagtaCAAAGGAAAAGACAGTAAAAGATGATGCAAACTCAGAAGTTAAACTTACAGATTCTGCAtctacaataatttttaacaGGAGCAAGAGTAATCAGAATA CCTGTAGCTATGGAAATGGAGGATGGGTCCTTGACAATAGTCGACCGCTATACTCTGGCTTTGGATGTAAGAGATGGTTATCAGCAATGTGGTCATGTAGACTGACCCAACGGACAGATTTTTCCTATGAAAAATATCGTTGGGTTCCCAAAGATTGTGAATTGCCAGCATTTGAGCGGTCTGCATTCCTGAAAAG AATGCAGGACAAAACCATCGCATTCATTGGGGATTCATTAGGAAGGCAGCAATTTCAGTCTTTGATGTGTATGGTCACTGGTGGGGAAGAAAGGCCTGAGGTTCAAGATGTAGGAAAGGAATATGGTCTTGTCAAAGCCAAGGGTGCAATTCGTCCTGATGGCTGGGCATATCGTTTCTCAAATACCAATACTACCATTTTATACTATTGGTCATCTAGCCTCAGCGATTTATTGCCTTTGAACACATCAGACCCAGCCACCGATGTAGCAATGCATCTTGACCGTCCGCCAGCATTTCTGAGAAAATTCCTTCATCTATTTGATGTGTTGGTTCTCAATACAGGACATCATTGGAACAGGGGAAAAATGAGACAAAATAGATGGGTAATGTACACTGATGGAGTTCGTAGTGAACTCGGgaacttaaaagaaatagGCATAGCTAAAAATTTTACGGTGCACAGTATCGTGAAATGGCTCAATTCACAACTCCCTTCCCATCCTCGACTCAAGGTTTTTTTCAGGACCTTATCACCTCGGCATTTCCGCAATGGGGAATGGAATTCTGGAGGTAGCTGTGACAACACAAGACCATTATCTGGAGGAAGCAAAGTAGAGCAGAATGGATCAAGTGATACAGTTGTTGAGAATGCTGTAAGAGGTACACAAGTAAAGATATTGGATATAACTGCTCTTTCATATCTAAGAGACGAAGCTCACAAATCCAATTACAGTATCAAAGGAACATCGAGCGGTAGCGATTGCTTGCATTGGTGTCTCCCTGGTATCCCGGATACGTGGAACGAGATTCTTATTGCACAAATATAG
- the LOC101214885 gene encoding protein trichome birefringence-like 14 isoform X3, giving the protein MKFRNNFPVRGHHLFLVVVALTFTVLVLWAWENPFLTASQSVQAWYRNSYAGFVVGSTKSSVLPNTVRENVEKTYSNSSIKEEIIQDDANSEITPTDSAFQIVLERSKSNQNTCSYGNGGWVLDNSRPLYSGFGCKRWLSAMWSCRLTQRTDFSYEKYRWVPKDCELPAFERSAFLKRMQDKTIAFIGDSLGRQQFQSLMCMVTGGEERPEVQDVGKEYGLVKAKGAIRPDGWAYRFSNTNTTILYYWSSSLSDLLPLNTSDPATDVAMHLDRPPAFLRKFLHLFDVLVLNTGHHWNRGKMRQNRWVMYTDGVRSELGNLKEIGIAKNFTVHSIVKWLNSQLPSHPRLKVFFRTLSPRHFRNGEWNSGGSCDNTRPLSGGSKVEQNGSSDTVVENAVRGTQVKILDITALSYLRDEAHKSNYSIKGTSSGSDCLHWCLPGIPDTWNEILIAQI; this is encoded by the exons ATGAAATTCAGAAATAATTTCCCTGTAAGAGGGCATCATCTTTTCTTGGTCGTAGTTGCTCTCACATTCACTGTCTTGGTGTTGTGGGCTTGGGAGAATCCTTTCCTTACCGCTTCTCAGTCAGTTCAAGCATGGTATAGAAATTCTTATGCAG GGTTCGTCGTAGGTTCAACAAAAAGTTCTGTATTACCTAACACAGTAAGGGAGAACGTTGaaaaaacatattcaaattcaagtaTAAAAGAAGAGATAATACAAGATGATGCAAATTCAGAAATTACACCCACAGATTCTGCATTCCAAATAGTTCTTGAGAGGAGCAAGAGTAATCAGAATA CCTGTAGCTATGGAAATGGAGGATGGGTCCTTGACAATAGTCGACCGCTATACTCTGGCTTTGGATGTAAGAGATGGTTATCAGCAATGTGGTCATGTAGACTGACCCAACGGACAGATTTTTCCTATGAAAAATATCGTTGGGTTCCCAAAGATTGTGAATTGCCAGCATTTGAGCGGTCTGCATTCCTGAAAAG AATGCAGGACAAAACCATCGCATTCATTGGGGATTCATTAGGAAGGCAGCAATTTCAGTCTTTGATGTGTATGGTCACTGGTGGGGAAGAAAGGCCTGAGGTTCAAGATGTAGGAAAGGAATATGGTCTTGTCAAAGCCAAGGGTGCAATTCGTCCTGATGGCTGGGCATATCGTTTCTCAAATACCAATACTACCATTTTATACTATTGGTCATCTAGCCTCAGCGATTTATTGCCTTTGAACACATCAGACCCAGCCACCGATGTAGCAATGCATCTTGACCGTCCGCCAGCATTTCTGAGAAAATTCCTTCATCTATTTGATGTGTTGGTTCTCAATACAGGACATCATTGGAACAGGGGAAAAATGAGACAAAATAGATGGGTAATGTACACTGATGGAGTTCGTAGTGAACTCGGgaacttaaaagaaatagGCATAGCTAAAAATTTTACGGTGCACAGTATCGTGAAATGGCTCAATTCACAACTCCCTTCCCATCCTCGACTCAAGGTTTTTTTCAGGACCTTATCACCTCGGCATTTCCGCAATGGGGAATGGAATTCTGGAGGTAGCTGTGACAACACAAGACCATTATCTGGAGGAAGCAAAGTAGAGCAGAATGGATCAAGTGATACAGTTGTTGAGAATGCTGTAAGAGGTACACAAGTAAAGATATTGGATATAACTGCTCTTTCATATCTAAGAGACGAAGCTCACAAATCCAATTACAGTATCAAAGGAACATCGAGCGGTAGCGATTGCTTGCATTGGTGTCTCCCTGGTATCCCGGATACGTGGAACGAGATTCTTATTGCACAAATATAG
- the LOC101214885 gene encoding protein trichome birefringence-like 14 isoform X4: protein MKFRNNFPVRGHHLFLVVVALTFTVLVLWAWENPFLTASQSVQAWYRNSYAGSTNSSVLPNTIKENSGKTYSNSSTKEKTVKDDANSEVKLTDSASTIIFNRSKSNQNTCSYGNGGWVLDNSRPLYSGFGCKRWLSAMWSCRLTQRTDFSYEKYRWVPKDCELPAFERSAFLKRMQDKTIAFIGDSLGRQQFQSLMCMVTGGEERPEVQDVGKEYGLVKAKGAIRPDGWAYRFSNTNTTILYYWSSSLSDLLPLNTSDPATDVAMHLDRPPAFLRKFLHLFDVLVLNTGHHWNRGKMRQNRWVMYTDGVRSELGNLKEIGIAKNFTVHSIVKWLNSQLPSHPRLKVFFRTLSPRHFRNGEWNSGGSCDNTRPLSGGSKVEQNGSSDTVVENAVRGTQVKILDITALSYLRDEAHKSNYSIKGTSSGSDCLHWCLPGIPDTWNEILIAQI, encoded by the exons ATGAAATTCAGAAATAATTTCCCTGTAAGAGGGCATCATCTTTTCTTGGTCGTAGTTGCTCTCACATTCACTGTCTTGGTGTTGTGGGCTTGGGAGAATCCTTTCCTTACCGCTTCTCAGTCAGTTCAAGCATGGTATAGAAATTCTTATGCAG GTTCCACAAACAGTTCTGTATTGCCTAACACAATAAAGGAGAATTCTGgaaaaacatattcaaattcaagtaCAAAGGAAAAGACAGTAAAAGATGATGCAAACTCAGAAGTTAAACTTACAGATTCTGCAtctacaataatttttaacaGGAGCAAGAGTAATCAGAATA CCTGTAGCTATGGAAATGGAGGATGGGTCCTTGACAATAGTCGACCGCTATACTCTGGCTTTGGATGTAAGAGATGGTTATCAGCAATGTGGTCATGTAGACTGACCCAACGGACAGATTTTTCCTATGAAAAATATCGTTGGGTTCCCAAAGATTGTGAATTGCCAGCATTTGAGCGGTCTGCATTCCTGAAAAG AATGCAGGACAAAACCATCGCATTCATTGGGGATTCATTAGGAAGGCAGCAATTTCAGTCTTTGATGTGTATGGTCACTGGTGGGGAAGAAAGGCCTGAGGTTCAAGATGTAGGAAAGGAATATGGTCTTGTCAAAGCCAAGGGTGCAATTCGTCCTGATGGCTGGGCATATCGTTTCTCAAATACCAATACTACCATTTTATACTATTGGTCATCTAGCCTCAGCGATTTATTGCCTTTGAACACATCAGACCCAGCCACCGATGTAGCAATGCATCTTGACCGTCCGCCAGCATTTCTGAGAAAATTCCTTCATCTATTTGATGTGTTGGTTCTCAATACAGGACATCATTGGAACAGGGGAAAAATGAGACAAAATAGATGGGTAATGTACACTGATGGAGTTCGTAGTGAACTCGGgaacttaaaagaaatagGCATAGCTAAAAATTTTACGGTGCACAGTATCGTGAAATGGCTCAATTCACAACTCCCTTCCCATCCTCGACTCAAGGTTTTTTTCAGGACCTTATCACCTCGGCATTTCCGCAATGGGGAATGGAATTCTGGAGGTAGCTGTGACAACACAAGACCATTATCTGGAGGAAGCAAAGTAGAGCAGAATGGATCAAGTGATACAGTTGTTGAGAATGCTGTAAGAGGTACACAAGTAAAGATATTGGATATAACTGCTCTTTCATATCTAAGAGACGAAGCTCACAAATCCAATTACAGTATCAAAGGAACATCGAGCGGTAGCGATTGCTTGCATTGGTGTCTCCCTGGTATCCCGGATACGTGGAACGAGATTCTTATTGCACAAATATAG
- the LOC101214885 gene encoding pentatricopeptide repeat-containing protein At2g21090 isoform X1: protein MVPLSDLFPSFDHCARLFSKCIQHKHLRVGMSLHSHLIKTALSFDLFLANRLIDMYSKCNSMENAQKAFDDLPIRNIHSWNTILASYSRAGFFSQARKVFDEMPHPNIVSYNTLISSFTHHGLYVESMNIFRQMQQDFDLLALDEITLVSIAGTCACLGALEFLRQVHGAAIVIGLEFNMIVCNAIVDAYGKCGDPDASYSIFSRMKERDVVTWTSMVVAYNQTSRLDDAFRVFSCMPVKNVHTWTALINALVKNKYSNEALDLFQQMLEEKTSPNAFTFVGVLSACADLALIAKGKEIHGLIIRRSSELNFPNVYVCNALIDLYSKSGDVKSARMLFNLILEKDVVSWNSLITGFAQNGLGREALLAFRKMTEVGIRPNKVTFLAVLSACSHTGLSSEGLCILELMEKFYDIEPSLEHYAVMIDMFGRENRLAEALDLISRAPNGSKHVGIWGAVLGACRIHENLDLAIRAAETLFEMEPDNAGRYVMLSNVFAAASRWMDAHNVRKLMEERGFKKEVAYSCIEIRNIRHKFVARDNSHSQMGEIYELMFILLEHMNIIGYMALDDGIYFYDGYST from the coding sequence ATGGTGCCTCTTTCTGATCTTTTCCCATCCTTTGATCACTGTGCTCGTCTCTTTTCAAAATGCATTCAACACAAACATTTAAGGGTTGGCATGTCCTTGCATTCCCACCTTATCAAAACTGCACTTTCATTTGACCTCTTCCTTGCAAATCGTCTTATTGACATGTATTCCAAATGTAATTCTATGGAAAATGCACAGAAGGCATTTGATGATTTGCCCATTAGAAATATTCATTCGTGGAATACCATTCTTGCGTCCTACTCTCGTGCTGGATTTTTTAGTCAAGCTCGTAAAgtctttgatgaaatgcctcatCCAAATATTGTTAGCTACAATACCTTGATTTCTAGCTTTACTCACCATGGGCTGTATGTAGAATCAATGAATATCTTTCGACAAATGCAACAAGATTTCGATCTTTTAGCCTTGGACGAGATTACTCTTGTGAGTATAGCAGGTACTTGTGCCTGTTTGGGTGCTTTGGAGTTCTTGCGTCAGGTTCATGGAGCAGCTATTGTCATTGGATTAGAGTTTAATATGATTGTTTGTAATGCTATAGTTGATGCTTATGGTAAATGTGGCGATCCAGATGCGTCATATTCTATTTTCAGTAGAATGAAGGAGAGAGATGTTGTTACCTGGACCTCCATGGTTGTAGCTTATAATCAGACATCCAGGTTAGATGATGCTTTTCGAGTTTTCAGTTGTATGCCAGTAAAAAATGTTCATACTTGGACTGCATTGATTAATGCTTTAGTGAAGAACAAGTATAGCAATGAGGCCCTGGATTTGTTTCAACAAATGCTGGAGGAAAAAACTTCTCCAAATGCTTTCACATTTGTAGGCGTTTTAAGTGCCTGTGCTGATCTTGCTTTGATAGCAAAAGGCAAAGAGATTCATGGACTCATAATCAGAAGGAGCAGTGAACTTAATTTTCCAAACGTATATGTATGTAATGCTTTAATTGATCTGTACAGCAAGAGTGGTGACGTGAAATCAGCTAGGATGTTGTTTAACTTGATTCTTGAAAAGGATGTAGTATCGTGGAATTCATTAATAACTGGGTTTGCACAAAACGGGCTTGGAAGGGAAGCACTTCTTGCCTTCCGAAAGATGACAGAAGTAGGGATAAGGCCTAATAAAGTGACGTTTCTTGCTGTGCTGTCTGCCTGTTCCCATACTGGTTTGTCATCTGAAGGATTATGTATTCTGGAGTTAATGGAGAAGTTTTATGATATTGAGCCTAGTTTAGAACATTATGCAGTCATGATCGATATGTTTGGAAGAGAAAACAGACTTGCTGAAGCATTGGATTTAATATCCAGAGCACCCAATGGATCAAAACACGTTGGGATATGGGGTGCAGTTCTGGGGGCTTGTCGTATACATGAAAATTTAGACCTGGCTATAAGAGCTGCAGAAACTTTGTTTGAGATGGAGCCAGATAATGCTGGAAGATATGTAATGTTATCTAATGTATTTGCTGCAGCAAGTCGATGGATGGATGCCCATAATGTGAGAAAACTTATGGAGGAAAGAGGTTTCAAGAAGGAAGTAGCATATAGCTGCatagaaataagaaatataagGCATAAGTTTGTGGCAAGAGATAATTCCCATAGTCAGATGGGTGAGATATATGAGTTAATGTTTATACTACTAGAGCATATGAACATTATTGGTTACATGGCTCTTGATGATGGTATTTACTTTTATGATGGATACAGTACTTGA
- the LOC101220208 gene encoding probable methyltransferase PMT26 has translation MALGKYSRVDNRRSSSSYCSTVTIVVFVALCLVGIWMLTSSSVVPVQNIDVPQENKNLAKSQVIETNEGKTQPFEDNPGDLPDDARKGDDNEGSSQQENQEEKPEEKPEDKPEEKPEEKPEEKPEEKPEEKLEEKSEEQNEDKNGGNEETKPDDGRKTEDGDSKEENGEQGSESKPEGGDNGSGGQGDTEENSNEKQSNSNDTDEKKDEEKKTDDSNDTKDGENNNGQEGENVKQEEKSTDDTNENNQSKTSEEFPSGAQSELLNETSTQNGAWSTQAAESKNEKETQRSSTKQSGYVWKLCNVTAGSDYIPCLDNLQAIRSLPSTKHYEHRERHCPEEPPTCLVSLPEGYRRPIAWPTSREKIWYYNVPHTKLAEVKGHQNWVKVSGEYLTFPGGGTQFKHGALHYIDFIQESVNDLAWGKQSRVILDVGCGVASFGGFLFERDVLTMSLAPKDEHEAQVQFALERGIPAISAVMGTKRLPYPGRVFDVVHCARCRVPWHIEGGKLLLELNRLLRPGGFFVWSATPVYQKNAEDAGIWNAMKELTKAMCWELISINKDTVNGVSAAIYRKPTNNDCYEQRYEKEPPLCPDSDDPSAAWNVPLQACMHKISTNESERGSKWPEQWPSRLEKPPYWLLDSQVGVYGRAAPEDFTADHKHWNRVVTKSYLSGMGIDWSTVRNVMDMRAVYGGFAAALKNLKVWVMNVVSIDSADTLPIIFERGLFGIYHDWCESFNTYPRSYDLLHADHLFSKVKTRCNIAALVAETDRILRPDGKLIVRDNSETVNELESMFKSMKWEVRFTYFKDNEALLCVQKSMWRPSESETLQYAIA, from the exons ATGGCATTGGGAAAGTATTCGAGAGTAGATAACAGAAGGTCGTCGTCGAGTTATTGCTCAACAGTGACCATTGTTGTATTCGTTGCTTTGTGTTTGGTTGGAATATGGATGTTAACGTCATCATCTGTAGTTCCGGTTCAAAACATTGATGTGCCACAGGAGAACAAAAATCTGGCAAAAAGTCAGGTGATTGAGACCAATGAGGGAAAAACTCAGCCTTTTGAAGATAATCCAGGAGATTTGCCTGACGATGCAAGGAAAGGGGACGACAATGAAGGTTCTAGTCAGCAGGAAAATCAGGAAGAGAAGCCTGAGGAGAAGCCCGAGGATAAGCCAGAGGAGAAGCCAGAAGAAAAACCGGAAGAGAAACCGGAAGAGAAGCCTGAAGAGAAGCTTGAAGAGAAGTCCGAAGAACAGAATGAGGACAAGAACGGAGGGAATGAGGAAACTAAACCAGATGATGGTAGAAAAACAGAAGATGGTGATTCTAAGGAGGAAAATGGAGAACAAGGTTCTGAATCTAAGCCCGAGGGTGGTGACAATGGATCTGGTGGACAAGGAGATACTGAGGAGAATTCTAATGAgaaacaatcaaattcaaatgataCAGACGAGAAAAAGGACGAGGAGAAAAAAACAGATGACTCAAATGATACTAAAGATGGAGAAAACAATAACGGTCAGGAAGGAGAGAATGTGaagcaagaagaaaaaagtactGATgacacaaatgaaaataaccaATCCAAAACTAGTGAAGAGTTTCCTTCTGGTGCTCAGTCGGAGCTTTTGAATGAAACATCAACACAAAATGGGGCATGGTCAACTCAAGCAGCAGAGtcaaagaatgaaaaagagacTCAAAGATCTTCCACGAAACAATCTGGGTACGTGTGGAAACTTTGCAACGTTACTGCTGGATCAGATTACATTCCTTGCCTCGACAATTTGCAAGCAATTAGGAGTCTTCCAAgtacaaaacattatgaacaTCGAGAGAGGCATTGTCCTGAAGAACCTCCCACCTGCCTTGTTTCACTTCCAGAGGGCTACAGACGCCCAATTGCATGGCCAACTAGCAGGGAAAAG ATATGGTACTATAATGTTCCCCACACAAAACTTGCTGAAGTTAAGGGACATCAAAATTGGGTTAAGGTTTCTGGTGAGTACTTAACATTTCCTGGTGGTGGGACCCAGTTCAAGCACGGTGCTCTTCACTATATTGACTTCATACAGGAG TCTGTCAATGACCTCGCTTGGGGAAAACAATCACGTGTAATTCTGGATGTTGGATGTGGGGTGGCCAGCTTTGGAGGATTTCTTTTTGAAAGAGACGTACTAACCATGTCATTGGCACCAAAAGATGAACATGAAGCACAAGTCCAGTTTGCACTTGAGAGGGGAATTCCCGCTATATCTGCCGTTATGGGCACAAAAAGACTTCCCTACCCAGGAAGAGTTTTTGATGTTGTCCATTGTGCTCGTTGTAGGGTACCATGGCACATAGAAG GTGGCAAACTTCTGTTGGAGCTAAATCGTTTGTTGCGGCCTGGTGGCTTCTTCGTGTGGTCTGCTACACCAGTCTATCAGAAGAATGCTGAAGATGCTGGAATATGGAACG CCATGAAAGAGCTGACGAAAGCAATGTGCTGGGAACTTATATCGATTAACAAGGATACAGTGAATGGCGTTAGTGCAGCCATATATAGGAAACCTACTAATAATGATTGCTATGAGCAGAGATATGAAAAAGAGCCGCCTCTCTGCCCTGATTCGGATGATCCAAGTGCAGCATG GAACGTGCCACTCCAGGCATGCATGCACAAAATCTCGACAAATGAATCAGAGCGTGGTTCTAAATGGCCAGAGCAATGGCCATCAAGGTTGGAGAAGCCACCATACTGGTTGTTGGATTCTCAGGTTGGAGTTTATGGAAGAGCTGCTCCAGAGGATTTCACTGCAGATCATAAACACTGGAATCGGGTCGTGACAAAGTCATATCTATCTGGCATGGGAATCGACTGGTCAACTGTGCGAAATGTCATGGACATGAGAGCTGTCTATGGAGG ATTTGCTGCTGCattgaaaaatttgaaagtatgGGTTATGAACGTTGTCTCAATAGACTCTGCTGATACTCTCCCAATCATCTTCGAACGAGGTTTATTCGGCATATATCACGACTGGTGCGAATCATTCAACACCTACCCGAGGTCATACGACCTTCTTCACGCAGATCATCTTTTCTCCAAGGTCAAAACAAG GTGCAATATAGCCGCTTTAGTTGCAGAGACTGACCGGATCCTCCGACCAGACGGGAAACTCATAGTTCGGGACAACTCAGAAACAGTGAATGAGCTCGAAAGCATGTTCAAGTCAATGAAATGGGAGGTTCGATTTACTTACTTCAAAGACAATGAAGCATTGCTGTGCGTTCAGAAGTCGATGTGGCGACCAAGTGAATCGGAAACACTCCAATATGCAATTGCTTAG